In Megalops cyprinoides isolate fMegCyp1 chromosome 8, fMegCyp1.pri, whole genome shotgun sequence, the genomic stretch AGAATAGTGTGTAGGGTCTTTCAGTTTGTCTCAAGGCAGATTTTCCACAGGAGGTTTTTGGCCTGAAGTCCGTGTTTTTGTTTGCGGTGTCGGGCCATAATTCAGTTTTAGCCCTGTACAGGCTCGAAGAAGTGGTAATTGTACTCTTTAATTCCTGTTTACGTGCTATTCCAGTCTTTTTGGTGGAATTTAGAGTCCATAACACCTATCTCacatgtatttgaaatgaaattaaaatgaaactgccaACATGAATCTGAAACTCCCTTACTCATTATTCTGCTCAAGTGGAATGTATTACGATTTTGGAGTGGATTTGTTTTTTCAACCCAAAACTAATGGCTTAGGTCATTTCAGAATGCACTAAACACTCCTCTTGCATTGTCTGAGAGATGATTGAACATCCTTGATGAAGTGTATCATATGTGTTCTTCAGCAAGCTTGCATGTACTGCCTTTTTATGAAGTAATGTATACACCTCAGATCAAgatgaaatgtacagtatttaaagAACGTTTGTCAATTTGCCAATGTGATGTCTGAAGGTGTCTTGAATTTCTATGTCTTTCACACCATATGACTGgcttttaaagaataaaaaacattttttcctggtTTCCCACCTTTGCAGGTACAGTGATCGATAATACATTGAATATACGCAAAACAGACATTGATAATTCAAGTAATATTCTGCCTTATATCTGAGCATGTCTTTGACTATGAAGGAGTGAAGATTGGATTCAGAACCATGATCTCTATGGCTGACAAAAATAATCACCTTTCCATCTTTTTTCTATAAATCTTAGATCATTTATACATTCTGTATGTAGTAATTCATTATGCAAGTAGTATTATAGGTTTTCAGCACAAATCatgaaataatgacaaaatagcTATCAATAATTATGCATTTGATAATCATTGCTTTGAAGGTGTTTGTGAAAATGGATTTGCTATAGGACTGAATTAGAGTCACAAATATGGGAGACAtgaactgtgaaatgtgaaaacatgaacATAAATGTTCAGactgagaaaaaatgtttcttgtATCATTTCTGTGATACTGTCTAATTTCCAATTAAATTCTGTAATTTATGTGAGTTTTTTGTGACAGTTTCATTTCAATCCCCCTAAATGCTTATCGCACTTAAACATTTAGTTCAAATGTGGGTCATTACTGCATTACTGGTGAACAGATCATCATACCCCTCTAAGttacatacatattaaatattgtgGACTATTCATAAGGATGATATCACTGTTACAACACTGTTGTTTGCAGCGGCACCACACACGTAACGGACCATGGTAACACATACTTTTGTCCCTCCATGGCAACCACTGTAAACAGTGAAACAAAGGCTCCTCTTGCACTCCAATAAAGGCACAGACGTGGCCAGGAGCAGAGGTAGACGGGAATTCACTTGAGGATTCACATGAGAAGGTCCCTGTCTGGCGACTATTTGCCAAGAAATTAACCAAACGTGTTGGAGGAATAGGTGTGCAACATTCCTGTCTTTTGGAGTTATATTCTGTCTGAAGTTGTGTAAAGAAGAAAACGTTTCACACATTCAAGGTAACTTGTCACCaactattttgtatttttgatttttaaaaaaaattagtttCATATGATAAATACTACCTCACAAATGTCTTTCATTCCAGTTTGAGCGGGATATCCACTGGCATGATGCCAGTCCTCTCCCCGTCCCCCCAGCCCCACATCTTCTTTCCCCTGTTTGTGGGGACAAGGGACAGGAATGTCACCTTCGTAGTCGACACCTCAGAGGGCATGTACCCTGTCCTGGGGTCAGTGAAACACTGGCTTGTCCAGACACTGCTGACGAAGGCTTCACTCCGAGACTCTCTCTTCAACATCATCAGCTTCTCCTGCAAGGTGCTGTATcatttgttgctgctgttatttACGGTAGCGGTAGTGAAAATGGTGTCGGTGTGCACAACATTTTATAATGGGAAATGCCACAGAACACCTGAGAACATACAGTCCCCATGGAAGATTGATGACTCCCTGCcgcagaaaaaaaggttttggttTGATGACAGCTAGAATGACCTCAGCCTGCCTCCTTGTGTTTCCTACTTACTAGGTGATGAAGTGGTGTGACCACATGGTCACCTGTGGCCCTGACACCGTATACGAAGCAATCAGTTGGATCCACACCTTGTGCTGCACTCCTGGTAGAGACCTTCTGTGTGCTTTGACCGCAGCCTTCAATGACCCTGTCTGCCAGGCTGTCCACCTGGTGACAAACGACTTACCTGATGACCTAGAGGGACTCTTGCAGTTTCTTCCGGGCGTGGCGAGGGAACGCCCAGTGCATGTGTTCTATCTGTCTGATAAGTGTTGCCCAGACAGCAGGACACAGAAGCTTCTGCAGTGTCTTGCTCaatccactagagggagctgtCATATGCTGTCTCTCACAGCTACTGGTGCTGTCAAACAGGTGGGTGCTCCAAAATTGTAGTATTCCATTTGTGGTGTATTAGATATTATGTCTACAACAGACCTTGTGTGTTGCAATGTCTGGCAGGTGCGTCCATTGTACATGATAGATAGCAGGACCGTGCTGCCTGTCTGGTCTGATGTGAAGTACTGCAGCGCAGGCACTACTCTGAGCAggcctgtgtcctgtgtgccaTGTTTGTCCTACCAGCCCTTCAGGTACATCCCTTCTGTGAACATTTACATGGTGTCATATGGCCATGCTATTTGAATATTTAGTGTTGAAATTAGGCCTCATGTACATTTCCTGCCGAGACGTAAGGTGACTGAtaaatggaaatacatttttccattgctAGCCAGGCTATACCTACATACATTTCTACAAGTAAAAAATATGTTACTGAGCCTGTTGTTTTACATGTGAGGTTTGTGTTTCACTTGACTAAATGGGTTTTCAGCTGCCTGCTGACCCACCTTGGTCCAACGTGTGCTGTGGGCACGTGCAAGGTATGGGAGGGGTACCTGAGTGGTGCTCAGATAACCTCAGGCAGCCGTGTCCTGGCCTGGAGGGAGCTGGATGGTTATTATTACCTGGCAACAGTAAGAGAGGAAGTGCAGGTAGGAAGGGGACAGACTCACTCTGCAATGGATAGATATAGTGGAGCTCCCTTAGGACATCTTGTAATGGCTCCAGATATTTTTAACAGGTGTAAagagttttatttgaaactatgtgtttgtttcacaCCTTGAAATTGTTCACATACGCTCCTGATGTAGGAGACTTGAAGAGCAACATTCCAAATGTGATtccaaatgtaacaaaaatCTCACACCCTGGATTTGGTGACAAACCCTCAAAAAAGAtaccaaataaatgcaaaaatcttTTGATTCTGataacagagagagatgtgtgtgttttttgtgcttttgaaaaattTACACTTTCACATGTTGTGATCTGGAAATGAAACAgtctttgcttttatttggtGTCAGGTTTTCTGGCTGATATTGCCTCTGTAGACACAGGAGTTATTTTGGCAAATAACTGACATATTTACCCAACTGTGAATATGCTCCAGTGGTAGGTGGAGGGAAATATTTCTTGTGGAAGCTCTGGTAATGAGTCTGTAATTAGATCTTTGCAATGCAGACcttgtgtctctctgatctccaGGGAAGAAGAGGACTGTGTGTGGTTGAGTTTGACAGACCAGCAGTGGCTGGAGGCCCGTGTGAGACGTCCTTGCAGCTCACCAGCCTTGCAGACATGGTGCaccacacagaagcacacagacacagcctggTCCCAGGGGACAAGGTGCTGGCACCCTGGGAGACAGAACTAAGCAGATATGGGCCAGGGAGCGTGCTTTCAGGGGTGGAGCTGAGAGACCCACTCAGGGGTAAGGGTTTGGCTGCCTTTCATCTCCCCTCAGCATAACACGGGAGGTTAAGCTTTttagtgaaaacaaaatgtaacagcTGTTATGAAATCGCTTGTCTCTCAGCAAATATGCTCCCTGGGCACTAGTCTATCACATACCTCAAAGAAATTCAATCCTCAGTGTCCATACTGTGTCTTTCCCCCCTGTCTCTCCAGCCAGAAATGAGAAGGGAGTCCAGGTGCTGTTCTGGAACGGGAGCCAGGTGGCAGTGCCAGGGGAGGTGGCCGTGTGGATCCCACCCTCTCTACACGAGCGAATCCTgaaagagctgcagcagcagccaccAAACCCAGCCAGGGGACTCTTCCCAGCCTTGTGTTGCCACGGCGATGCATACATATGCCACAGGCCCCCCTGGCCTTGCTGTATGCCATGCCTCCACTGCATGTCGGTGCCACCATATCACTGGGCACATGAGCAGTGGTGGTCTCTGTCAGCCATGTCCCCCTGTGTACACAGTCTGAAAGACGACGCACAGAAAGACAAGGAGGAACtggagaggaaggtagacttCCAGCTAAAAGAGCTTCAGGAGCCTCTGGAGGCAGGGATtcagtcctcctcctcttcatcctcatctGTGGCTGAGGAGGGCGCCTCAGATGAGGAGTCAAGGCCCATGGGTGTGGATGTGGCAAACCAAGCAGTCAACACTGACCTCAGCCTTTTGGACAAGATGCAACCGGCTTCTTCAGGCCGCCCTCCCTGGAGGTATTGGAGGAGAAGCCAACTGGAACCACACCACAGACAGCCTGGTAGTACCATACTCAACCGCTCTCTGAAAATGTATCAGACAGTGTGAACTCTTCTATGCCTAGGATGCAAACAACATGGAAATATAACATACACAGTGTACCTACATATGGCCCTTACAGAGTGTACATACAGATATAGTTATAGACTactgacaaatatatttttgaacaaGATAATTTAGTGTTACGATACAGTGTGGCATTGCTAATCCAGCTCTTTCTGACCCCACTGCTTTCAGAAAGAGTGATGACCACCGGATCTGCAAAAATCATGTCACCTGATGCCCTCACTAACAGCccaaccaatcacagctcatTGTTTCGGCTAGTGCCTGTCACTACAGGAAGAAGGATCACTATGAAGGATGTGCTGAGCCATGGGGACTCTGGGTCACCATCCAGTAGTACAGTTCAGCTTCATCTTGTCATTACTGGTAAAAGTATAACTGCTGTTCAGACATAGTGTCCTGGGTCAGCTCAAAGTTCCATCGGTGAGCAGGTTATCACATTTCTAAAACTGGTATTGTATATTTAGCAGGAGACCAAATCATAAGAGAATAATCATTCATGTATGTTTATCTTTGTTCCCATTATAAAATGTTAGTTGTATTCGGGTTCTTTGATGTACAAGATATACATGAGTGCAAAACTCATCTCCAGGTGCAAACCCTTCTGTTGTTTGTACTAGTTTATCTGGTTACATAAATGTGTTTGGTGACATGTTTTATTAGTTTGTAAAAAGATATTAATCCAttaatcaaaaatcaaaacactatTTAAAGAAAATAGACACTTTATTGGATAAATctataaatgcatacaaataaGTGATAGTGCATAtatcaaatgataaaaaatatataaaattcaaGCCTCATATAGACATTTCATATACATGTGTAAAATTGCAGTATAAAAACATATGGCTTATCAAAATCAGCAGCATGCAAAATGCACGAGAAGAGATTAACTTCCAAAGCAGTAGTTTGTTGCACACCTTTAACAAATGTGAGTCTTGCACATGTTTAATCAGTTTGGTATTGCCCATGAATAAGTCAGAGGTGAAAAGTGAGGTTGACACTCTCTCCTGCGTTGACCTGCACCAGTCGGGTCTGTTGGTCTGAGTCCCCTGTCCCGGCGGTGATGGAGTAGGTCCCTGGAGACACTTCAATGTGAAAATCCTCACCCAGTGTCAGTTTCTcctggaaaaacacagacatctcCTTTGGACATCATAGCAAAGAATTCAGTCACTTCTATTGCAACAAtgtctgccctgtctctctcttcagaGGCATGTTAACCTCCAAGGACTATGCAAAGAGTTTACTTTCAAATGGATATTTCATAAAGGTATCCTTACAGTCTTCTCTGAGATCCTCTGATGTAAGGCTCCAGGAAGCCGCTGGGAATGGTATCTATACACGTGGTTTACCTCATAGGTGGAGGGCTCCTGCACCGGAGCAGACTTGTAGAAGTTCTGCCACAAAAATTGGAATATTGTATTAACGTTTCTATTTCAGTACAGAACAAGTGGAATATTGAAAATGAGTGGCTACATTCATACCTTGCACTGACAGGTGGTATGTGCCATAAATTCCACTATGGTTTTAAAAGCATCGTTTAGGCTGGTGCATGTCTGCTCTTCTTCTGCCTGTAATGATCATAATGCTTTGAACAGCTGAATTTTGTTCACTTTCACACCTTTTCCTATGTTGCCTACATTATTTGTTGTGCCCATTTCCCAAAAATCTACCAAACCACAAGCTGGTGTTAACGCTACCTCCGCTCCGACACCATCGTTATGATTTCTCTGGCCATTGTCCGCCTGTGATAGCTTCCCCGACGCACTCACACTGGCCCAGTCTACACTCCGTCTTTTGGCTCGCTCCAACACTTGAAGTCCAAGCACGGAAGAACGTGTCAAAGACGATTCCAACCAGGTTTGACCCGACATTTTTAACTAAACCAGAGAACGACCACGAGTtagcacaaacagcagcaaaaaacaccacacaatTATTAGTGAATTCGTAAAGTTTTGAAACATCTCCAGCTCATGCCCATCCCCATTAGCTTGTCGGCTACTGATTGCAACGTTTGCACCTAGCTAGCTCACTACAGCTTGTCAAACAACGAATAGTTTATTGAGGGAAACATTAAGATGTAGTTTCTTTTGACACAATAAAATCAGAATTTGCATCACTGCAGCCTGAAACCAATGTACGACTTTTTTTAGCTTCCGCTGTTTCGTTACCAAGCCTAAACATTTGACACACCTAACACAGCTAGTTAAAGTTTATACTAAGTAACGTTAGCTACGCCACTAAAATTGAATACATTGTGCATGTAGCCAACATCTTTGGTTAGCTACTTGCTTACCACTCCAATGTCGCAAAGTCAGCTATCGTAGTGGGTTGACTATCCTCTGGCATTGAGAAGGGTTACCATAATTTCTACGTCTACAAAGACAAATTTATATAGTTTGTATCTGACGATGGCTACATTTTTGAGCGCCACCGCTCCTGTTATATCTTAAGGAAACGCAATGATCCTTGGGTACTGAAGTTCAATAGGCACACTCCTTTATCACAACAAATAAGCGACAGCTACAGTGCTTCTACAAAAAATGACCTCTTTTGGTGTTTTCTCTTTCGATTAAACACAAGTACATAACATTACTGTGCAAAATTAATCTTTGCTGTACAGTTTGCAGTTTGTAATCTTTGGCTCTATTCGTGATTATATACAACTGCGTCCTCTATCGGTAAGTACAATTCTCAGTTTCGCAGTTGCATCgcaactttatttatttatttaaccaggaaggtcCAATTGAGATACAATATCTCTTCCGCCAGGGAGTCCTGGTCAAGATGGgcaccaaaatgaaataaaaaggtttcATATAAAAGTATAAACAAGGACAGATAACACCACAGAAACAtatcaaaaatacaacaaacagatACAAAACATACAGGGATCAACTTATAACAACCTTATTCTCTGATTTGAGCGTCGTTCATGCAGTAGCTTAACGATTTTCATTTTGCTAATACATTAGCAGGAATAATTTAGCTAATCTGAAAACCACAGAGGGTAAATAGTTTCTTTTTGCACTTGATGAAAAGTTATCTATTAACATTTGAGCTACTGAAGGCATTTTTGATTACAGAAGAGTTTGCAAGGTGTATAGTCTGTTAACATTGAGCACTGAAAGTAAGTAACGTGTTAGAATACGTAAACTCGCTTTTACACAATAAATAGCACATGGGttcaataataatatataaaaaaatcagtctaAGCGTTAAAATAGACTTGTTTGAAGTGCACATCTTGTGCCTCAGGACAAAATGCTGTTTCAGGATGCGATATTGTTGTCATTACAGtaattcattcatgtttatCCCACGGGCTGAGGTGGAGTTAAGCTCGACAGCCTTTTGTCCGAAAAAGAGTGCATTCCACCGTTTTCGATTTTTTCTTCACAGAGCCCTCGTCATCGCATcctgtctcccctccctctctttctctcgtcTTTTTTCATATAGCTGCAAAGATTATTGCAGGCGAAGTTGAGGCAGAAGTTGTGCAGATACTGAGAGCACAGCAACGCCACGACATGGAttgctgaaaacagaaaaaaaggaataggAAAAGGAGAGGTAGGGAACTGGTCTTATTGTTTATCAGAACAATCAATGCTTGAAACCATATTTGCAAAACGTCCACTTACTTCTAATTAATGAGTTGGGATTACATTATTACAGTTCGTGGCGCAATAtggtaaaataatttcaaatatatgttctgcttctgctgcaaAATTATGCGGATTGTGAagatgaaataatgattttgcAAAAGTGTTCATTCAGTGTTTCTTATCCAGAAATATTTGGTTGTTGATATTTAGTGACGTAAAACTTTAATGATAGTACTGATTTAAGCATAGGCATTTTATTTCCCACTTTTTTCTTAGCTGAAGCGAATAGCATATTTTGTATAAAAGAAGTTACTTAGAGTAACACATTGGTGCACGTGTAGTCCACATTATGTATATTAAATCAGACCTTTTAACTCTAGTATTTTTAGTATGTTTGGATAAGTGTGACATATTAATGGAGGATGGGTTAAATATGACCGTACAATTTTGCTAAGCCCCCACGCCTTGTGCCACGCCCCACTGCATCTTCGAGATCACTGACAGGCGCTATATGAATTCAAATCAGTGGAGTATGCCTAGTCGTATACAAGTCTGTTAGCACAAGACGTTGTGCTGCATAAGAATAACAAGGGGGCGCTCTTGAGGTTGTTATGAGGGTCGTGAGAAAACTGCGGACCTATAGAAATCTAAATATATACAGCTAATTTTATTGGATAAAATAAACAACGCCTATCTTGTATGCGTGTAGCTTATTTTACTTCATCGTTGAGAAACTTGAAGCTGaacagtttttatgttttaaaaatatctaaCATATCTAGCTTGTATACACCTTTTCTGCATAATGGCTGgaattgtgaaaaatgtaactttatAACAATAAACTTAAGTATAACAGACCACACCAAAGTTGTCATGTATTCACATAAACCTCACAGTAGTTAACAGACATGCTCCTGGCTGATCAAGGACTCCACTCCAAACCCCCTTATCTCTGCCTTCTGGGTTCACAAGCCCACAAATGCGCCTCCGTCTGCCCTCACTCCAGGGCCACAGTGTGGGAATGTTTAGATAAGTGCAATGTGGTTGCGTCACCCAATGAGTGGTGCGGTTGAACCCGGTTCCCCTTCAAGGCCCCCTCTGGTGTGTGCCTGTTGTTATTACAGCCGTGCAACTGTGGACTGAAGGATAATggactctctcactctctctgatcCTTGGAATGAAGCTGCTACTGGATCTCAATTTGCCATTGTTCCAAAAGCCAGTGTGGTGTCATATTCTGCCCTTCAATATGTTGTTCTGGgtcatttgttgttgttaatttaacatttaaacattttacctACATTTCACAGATGAAGCAggaaatttattcatttaaagcCAGGGTCATTCTGGCTACCATGACATCAGATCCTCTAAGTTATATTTTACCAGGTAAAGGTAGTGGGGTTTTATTTTGGTTCTTATAAATTTTTCATAAGTGGACATATAATGAATCAACATCCTGATTTATATGAAATTAAGCACAAGGTTCTTACCGTGTCCAGGTCCCCTGTTTTTGAGAAAAACTGGTGGCAGTGAAAATCACCTTTGAACACatggaaacatttacatttcaacatATGGGTTGATGGGGCTTGAGGCTATCAGTACATTAATTACAACTGTCACGTGCTGCTCTACACCACATAGGCCTATTACTTATAAATGCTCTCCCACAGTTCAGTACATCTATATGGAAGGTGTGTAAGAGAAAACTATAATGTCAATTGTAAGTTTCAGGTATTGATTACAGATGAATGAGTGGAGTAACTTTACCCTAGAGTTGGAGGAAGATTTATTCTGAGCTGCACAGTTCACTGTTCTGGAAGTGTATTCTGTGGGTCACATGTTCCAAATGGGCACCATAAGAATTGTGCAGCCTGAAACAAGCCCTTCTTAATGTGTCTGAATGCGCCTAACTACAAGGTGGTGAGAGGTATGCCGACATTCCGTCTTAACAACAAAAGCATCTTTGTTGAACTTCCTGACAAGCATGACAGACAGTATATCATATTGTCTAAAATGCATTGTAGTAAAGTATTCCTTCTTTTTAAGGCATGTCTGAAGGAAAGGATTAAATCCACACCAACATAAATGGCATCCTTAATGTTTCATCATTGCTGGAGTTAGCCGTTTTACTGATTTCTTTTACAGTTGTGGCCACCTTGAGCTA encodes the following:
- the akip1 gene encoding A-kinase-interacting protein 1 isoform X2; this translates as MSGQTWLESSLTRSSVLGLQVLERAKRRSVDWASVSASGKLSQADNGQRNHNDGVGAENFYKSAPVQEPSTYEVNHVYRYHSQRLPGALHQRISEKTEKLTLGEDFHIEVSPGTYSITAGTGDSDQQTRLVQVNAGESVNLTFHL
- the akip1 gene encoding A-kinase-interacting protein 1 isoform X1 — translated: MSGQTWLESSLTRSSVLGLQVLERAKRRSVDWASVSASGKLSQADNGQRNHNDGVGAEAEEEQTCTSLNDAFKTIVEFMAHTTCQCKNFYKSAPVQEPSTYEVNHVYRYHSQRLPGALHQRISEKTEKLTLGEDFHIEVSPGTYSITAGTGDSDQQTRLVQVNAGESVNLTFHL